Proteins encoded within one genomic window of Pygocentrus nattereri isolate fPygNat1 chromosome 7, fPygNat1.pri, whole genome shotgun sequence:
- the snrpd2 gene encoding small nuclear ribonucleoprotein Sm D2, with amino-acid sequence MSLLNKPKSEMTPEELQKREEEEFNTGPLSVLTQSVKNNTQVLINCRNNKKLLGRVKAFDRHCNMVLENVKEMWTEVPKSGKGKKKSKPVNKDRYISKMFLRGDSVIVVLRNPLITGK; translated from the exons AT GAGTCTTCTGAACAAGCCAAAGTCTGAGATGACTCCTGAGGAGCTCCAGaagcgggaggaggaggagttcAACACCGGGCCACTGTCCGTCCTCACACAGTCTGTCAAGAACAACACGCAGGTCCTCATCAACTGCCGCAACAACAAGAAGCTGCTGGGCCGCGTGAAGGCGTTCGACAG GCACTGTAACATGGTTCTGGAGAACGTGAAGGAGATGTGGACGGAGGTACCCAAGAGCGGCAAAGGCAAGAAGAAGTCCAAACCAGTCAATAAGGATCGCTACATCTCCAAGATGTTCCTGAGAGGAGACTCTGTCATCGTGGTTCTGAGGAACCCTCTCATCACCGGCAAATAG